The sequence CCGAGAGCCCGGCGTAGACGTTGGGCTGCTTGACGGCGATCCAGCAGAACTTGTCCAGCTTCGGCAATCCGACGTGGTCGACGATGATGTTCAGCTCCGGGAAGGCGATCGCGACCGCGTCGACGTCGCCGACGTCGAAGCCGTCGAGCGTCAGCGGGTCGATGCCCGGGCCCTTGTGGAAGTGGATGTTCTTGATCCCGAGCTTGACGCACTCCGCATAGACCCGCATCGCCATGTCGTCGTCCGCGCGCCAGCCATGCGGTATGCCGTTCCACCATTCCGCGGTGTAGAGCTTCAGCCCCTGGATCCCGTACTCCTCCTTTTGCCGGTGCAGCTCCTCGATGGCCTTGCTCCCGTCGCGTGGATCGACGCGGCCGTTGAGGATGAACCGTCCCGGAGCGGACTTGGCCATCGCTGCGTTCTGCTCGACCGTGTTGAAGCCGTGCTTGTAGAAGTCGTAGAGGTAGGTCGGCTGCAGGATGGCGATGTCCACGCCGCTCTCCTCGAAGAGGGTGCGGCGATACCAGTCCGGCTCCGGCTTGCGGAAGAACTCGAGATCCCACTCGTACTCAGCCGTCGGAGTCAGGGCGGTGTGGTAGGCGTGGAAGCACTTGATCCAGCGCTCGCCGAGATCGTTGGCGTTTTCCCGGCTGGCGTCCCAGAAGTGGACGTGGTTGTCGATGACCAGGTAGCCTCGGCGCATGGCTCACCTCCCGTCGTGCGGCACGGACGAGTCGGACGGAGCAACCGGGGGCGCATGGTAAGCGTCGCGGGTGTCCCGACAGATGGCGCCATAGGTCCGCTGACTGAGCAGGGCCAGGCGAGCGGCGCGGCGCCAGCGGGGCAGGTCGGTGATCGGTTCGCCGGCGGCGTCGACGAGCACCGGGCCGGACTCCGGGAGCCCAATATCGCGTCGCCAGTGGCGAAGCGCGTCGAGCATCCGGCTGGAGAATGACCCGCTGTTGACCCGCGCGGCCAGATCGGCCATGTCGAGCGTGGCGATCTCTTCCTCGGCAAGCCCGCTTGCCTCAAGCTGGCTGAGGACGGTGAGCAGGCTGACGGTGTAGCTCCGGGTCCACAATTCACGGAGGCGGGTGGGGTCTTGCTCGACGTCGTCCCCGACCATCTCCCGCAGCTCCGCCTCCGGCAACAGCATGACCGGCTCCAGCTCGATCTCGGCCTGGAGGCCGTGGTCGGCGGCGAAGCGACGGATGCTGCGGGCGATGCCCGCCATGGCCAGCGGCCAGCAGTCCGGGGTACACGGCTGGATCCGAACCGTCAGGCGGTCCCCGGCGAGTGTGACGTCTCGGATGATCCCGAGCTCGCCGATGGTGAGGTTGACGGCGGGGTCGCGGATGCGCGCCGCGAGCTGCTGGCGGATCTGCTCAGCGTCGATGGCAGCCACGGGTCTGTCCCTTCCGGTGATCGAAGGGCGCGGCGTTTTGCGGCACTCGGATGTGTGGACCTATTGTCTGCCTGTTGCCATCAGTTTGTCAAGATCCCGTGCCGAACACTCGCCTGTTCGGTGCGCAACGACGAGGATTCGGCCGGCATGGCCGGTGAGCGCGGCCGCGGCGGAGAACGGGGTGAGCAGCGCGGTGAGCGCAGGGTGGAAGGCCGCGAAGGCGCGGTCGAGCCGGCCGCGACCCCAGCGGCGACGCGCCCACAGGCGCAGCCCCCAGGACCACTCCAGGCCGAGCCACTCGTGGCGAATCTCAGTCACGGTGAAGCCATGGCGGGCAAGGAGCGCGCCCAGGGTTGCGGGCGTGAACGCGTACAGGTGGCGGGGAACGTCGTAGCCGATCCAATTCTCCCTCCAGAACCGCGCTGCCCAGGAGGCCGCATTCGGGAGCCACAGGATGAGCGCGCCTCCGGGCCGGAGCACGCGGGTGATCTCCGCGAGCGTGGCCGAGGGAGAGGGGAGATGCTCGATGACGTGGGAGAGCAGGACCGCGTCCACGCTCGCTGCAGGAAGCTGGACGGTGTGGAGGTCGCCCTGGCGTACGTCGAGATCCCAGCGCTCGCGGGCGATCCGTACCGCCTGTGGGCTCGGCTCGATGCCGAGCACCTCCGGATTCCCACGGTCTCGGATGGCGCGCAGGAGGTCGCCGGTGCCGCAGCCCACGTCCAGCACCCGTGCCGGCGGCCCCAGGTAGCGCCACAGAGAAGCCACATCGCGCCGGCGCTGCCAGTCGCGCACGCGGGCCGCGATCCCGCGCCGGGTGAAGGGCGCGTAATCCTCCGGGTAGAAGCGCGCCAGCTCCTCAGCCACAGGACGGGGATTGAGGTAGCGCAGGCCGCAGCGCCGGCAGCGGACCAGGCGGAAACGGTCGGGCGTGGTTCCCGCCAGGATGTCGTCGAGATCGAGCAGGGGCTCGGCGTCGTCAGCGCCGCAGAGGTCGCAAGCGACCTGTTCCAGCCGGACCGGGACGGTGACGTGGTCAGTCACGAGGGATGTCTCTCCGTGCCGGGTCGAGCGGGGTGTCGTGGCGCAGGTGACGACGGATGCTGAACTCGCGCTGGGCCGAGGTGTGGGCGATCATCTCGGCCAGGAGCCCGAAGACAACGAACTGCGCGCCGATGATCATCAGCAGCACGCCCAGCGTCAGAAGCGGCCGGTGGCCGATGGGGTTGCCCAGGAACCAGAGCGTGGCCAGGTAGGCGTTGATGCAGAAACCGACCAGCAGCGTGATCAGGCCGAACCAGCCGAAGAAGTGGAGCGGGCGGCGCCGGTACTGCGTCAGGAACAGAACCGTAAGCAGGTCGAAGAAGCCACGGAAGAAGCGGGCGGCACCGAACTTGGAGCGGCCGAACTGTCGCGGCCGATGCCGCACCTGCACCTCGCGCACCCGGAATCCCCGGAAGTGGGCCAGCACCGGGATATAGCGGTGCAGCTCACCGTAGAGGTGGATCTCGTCCAGGACCTCGGCGCGGTAGGCCTTCAGACCGCAGTTGAAGTCGTGGAGTCGGACCCCGGTCATGGCCCTGACCACGCGGTTGAAGACGGCCGACGGCAGGCGCTTGCTGGGTGGGTCGTGGCGCGGGTACTTCCAGCCGCTCACCAGGTCGGCGCCCTCCTCCAGCGTCGCGAGCAGGTGCGGGATCTCCGCCGGTACGTCCTGGAGGTCGGCGTCCAGGGTTACGACGGCGTCGCCACGCGCCGCGGCGAACCCGGCGGCGAGCGCGGCG is a genomic window of Sphaerobacter thermophilus DSM 20745 containing:
- a CDS encoding amidohydrolase family protein, producing MRRGYLVIDNHVHFWDASRENANDLGERWIKCFHAYHTALTPTAEYEWDLEFFRKPEPDWYRRTLFEESGVDIAILQPTYLYDFYKHGFNTVEQNAAMAKSAPGRFILNGRVDPRDGSKAIEELHRQKEEYGIQGLKLYTAEWWNGIPHGWRADDDMAMRVYAECVKLGIKNIHFHKGPGIDPLTLDGFDVGDVDAVAIAFPELNIIVDHVGLPKLDKFCWIAVKQPNVYAGLSVAVAFAGKRKRFFAEIMANLLAWLGEDRIMFGSDFNIWHPAWEIDAIIDFEMPEDLARDYGVSVTDTTKRKILAENAAKLYGIDLETLRTTPPQPLVA
- a CDS encoding iron-sulfur cluster assembly protein produces the protein MAAIDAEQIRQQLAARIRDPAVNLTIGELGIIRDVTLAGDRLTVRIQPCTPDCWPLAMAGIARSIRRFAADHGLQAEIELEPVMLLPEAELREMVGDDVEQDPTRLRELWTRSYTVSLLTVLSQLEASGLAEEEIATLDMADLAARVNSGSFSSRMLDALRHWRRDIGLPESGPVLVDAAGEPITDLPRWRRAARLALLSQRTYGAICRDTRDAYHAPPVAPSDSSVPHDGR
- a CDS encoding class I SAM-dependent methyltransferase, whose amino-acid sequence is MTDHVTVPVRLEQVACDLCGADDAEPLLDLDDILAGTTPDRFRLVRCRRCGLRYLNPRPVAEELARFYPEDYAPFTRRGIAARVRDWQRRRDVASLWRYLGPPARVLDVGCGTGDLLRAIRDRGNPEVLGIEPSPQAVRIARERWDLDVRQGDLHTVQLPAASVDAVLLSHVIEHLPSPSATLAEITRVLRPGGALILWLPNAASWAARFWRENWIGYDVPRHLYAFTPATLGALLARHGFTVTEIRHEWLGLEWSWGLRLWARRRWGRGRLDRAFAAFHPALTALLTPFSAAAALTGHAGRILVVAHRTGECSARDLDKLMATGRQ
- a CDS encoding glycosyltransferase family 2 protein, whose product is MQIPASRTEEIRRPRVAVEADSPALVIDDDPPINSVSVVVPLLDEAESLRPLYQEIVDALDPLGLPYEIIFVDDGSTDGSSRVLRALHAADERVQVIQFRRNFGKSAALAAGFAAARGDAVVTLDADLQDVPAEIPHLLATLEEGADLVSGWKYPRHDPPSKRLPSAVFNRVVRAMTGVRLHDFNCGLKAYRAEVLDEIHLYGELHRYIPVLAHFRGFRVREVQVRHRPRQFGRSKFGAARFFRGFFDLLTVLFLTQYRRRPLHFFGWFGLITLLVGFCINAYLATLWFLGNPIGHRPLLTLGVLLMIIGAQFVVFGLLAEMIAHTSAQREFSIRRHLRHDTPLDPARRDIPRD